ACGATTTTCAAATCGGATTCCCGCAGAGCAACTATTTTGGTGGTGGTTGATCCCACATCCAGGCCAAGAATGCACCGATCTCCCTCTTTGGCAACACCACGATCAAGTTCTACAAAATTCACCTGGTCCTCAAATTGCGAGAGGGCTTTATGGAAATCGAATTGGGAAGATTTTTTCGAAAAAAGATTATCTAGATCAACTTTATGACCGTTCTTTAAATCAGAGGCATATACGGCAGCGCCTAAAGCTTCGAAATAGGTTGCTTCCTCCGGAATGATCAGATTCTTAATGCTTGCTTTGAGATAGTCCATCATGACATCAATCTGGGTGGTGCCGCCTACGATGATGATGTCTTCTTTGGGAGTATTTTTCAGGAGTTCCAGAATTTTACTGGCCATCATCTGGCTCAGACCGGCAACCACCTGTCCCTTGGGAACCCCAATGTTGGTGGCGTGGGTACAATCACTCTTGCAAAAAACGGAACATCGTCCTGAGACAACATGGGGGATTTCACCCTGACCAAATTCAATGGCCTCTTCCATGTTCACGCCCATACGGCGGGTTTGCTGAAGAAAAAATTCTCCAGTACCTGATGCGCACTTATTCCCAGTAAACACTTTGGAAATTTTTCCAGCCCTGTCCAGCTGGTAAACCATGAAGGTTTCTCCACCGGCGCTGATAATGGCGTTATAGGCTTTTTTGTCTTTATTGATGAATTTTAATGCGAGTTCAGCAGCCTGTGGTTCAGAGATGGTCTCCAGGTCGATGAGTTCTTTAAATCGACGACCAGTGACCACGACGCCATCAAATTTGTCGATATCTATATTGTTCAGGAGATTGGTTATGACTTCTCTGGGATTGCCTTCATGGGGTTTATTAAAGACATTGCCTATGGTGGTTCCCTGACCATTTCTGTGGAGATTTACAGAAGTGATGGTTGAAGCCCCCGCACATATACCCAGATATTGCTGCATAAGTAGCTCCTTATAAGATAGTAATCGAAAATTTTGGGTGTGTGGGTTGAGTAATGACAGAAGCACACACAACTGCATGCATTCATTGTTCCATTACTCTTTTTATATCACCAGATCTGATTCATAGATCTGTAAAAGACCACACCCCGCTGGTGTCCCCTATCTATGGACACCACATATTTCAGTCTTTGAAATAACTATATCAGCATCAACAAGAGATTCAATATTTGACTATCGCAACTAAGATTAGGAGCAATAACTTAATATAAATTAGTAAAATTTCAATGTTTTAGACACAATTATGCATCTCGCTTTTGGTAGGACTCCATTTAAAATGAAATAAATGACTATTTCTGAGGGACAGTAATTACCACAATTTCAAAAACTCAATACAATATTAAAAGTATTAATTTAAAGGGATTTAAAGGGGTGTAAGGCCTCAGAATCTGTGATAGGAGTCCCTCAAGTTTTCACTATATTTATAAACAATATCTTCGGAGGGGAAATGAAAAAGTCAATCATTGCTATTATCTGTGTTCTGCTCAGTCTGAGTCTATTTGCTGGTGATACGGGTATAATCAAGGGTACAATTGTGGCTGCTAGAGATGGAAGTCCACTGATCGGTGCAAATATTTTCTTAAAGGAGAGTAAACAAGGCGCTGCTACTGATCTGAAGGGAAAATATTTTATTAAGGATGTGAGCGCCGGTAAGTACGAATTGGTAGCTCAATTTATTGGCTACAGCACAATCGTAAAAAATATTGAGGTGAAAGCTGATTCTATTCTGACTGTGGATATCGAAATGGAAATCGAAATGGTCGAGTCCCAAGCCATCACGATTAGCGCTGAGCGGCCACTAATAATGCAGGAAATGAAGATCAGTCGCGTACAGTCGGAAGCTGCCTCATTTTTAGCAATGTCCTACCCCGCCAACAGGATGCAGTTCCCGGTCTCAAATACTGAAGAGTATAGTAAGATAGACGAGACTGGTTTCCTGGAAGTTACTGCAAACCCCCTTTCAACTTTTGCAGCTGATGTGGATGCTGCTTCATATGCCAATGTACGGCGGTTCATCATGCAGGGGAAATACCCCTATGCTGATGCGGTTCGCACTGAGGAATTAGTCAACTATTTCAGCTACGACTACGAAGTGCCTCGGTCAAACGATCCTCTTTCCATAAATCTGGAGTATTCAGATTGCCCCTGGAATGATGAAAATCAACTCATTCATATTGGTCTTAGAGGTAAATCTTTACAAAGAGATGAGGAAATATCCAGCAACCTGGTATTCCTATTGGATGTTTCAGGATCAATGAAGAAACCTGATAAACTACCCTTGCTCAAACAAGCTTTTAAGCTCCTTGTCAAGCAACTCACCCAGAATGACAGAGTGAGTATCGTGGTCTATGCCGGGGCAGCCGGTGAGGTTTTATCTTCAACACCAGGATCTGAGAAAAAAAAGATCCTGAGGGCTATCGATAAGCTTGAAGCAGGTGGCAGTACCGCTGGAGGGGCAGGCATTCAAATGGCTTATAAAATTGCCAAGGAAAATTTTATCAAAGGGGGTAACAATCGAGTAATCCTTGCCACAGACGGTGACTTTAACGTAGGCATTTCCTCTTCTTCTGAATTGGTCAGATATATTGAAGATCAGCGTGATAATGGGATTTTTCTTACGGTACTGGGCTTCGGTCAGGGCAATTACAAGGACAATCGACTCCAGGAACTTGCCGATAGAGGTAATGGTACACACGCCTATATTGACAACATTATGGAAGCCAAAAAAGTGCTGGTCGACGAGTTGACAGGGACCCTTTATACAATTGCCAAGGATGTAAAAATCCAGGTTGAATTCAATCCCGCAAAAGTCCATTCATATCGTTTGCTGGGATATGAAAATCGTCGTCTCGCAAATGAGGATTATGAGGATGACAAAAAGGATGCAGGAGAAGTTGGTGCTGGTCATACCGTGACTGCTTTATATGAAATTGTACCCCTTCGACCAAATGATAAAACCCAGGTGCAGGAATTGAAGTATCAAGAAACAAAGATAAAAAATTCTGCCTTCAAATCCTCCGACGTTCTCACGGTTAGAATTCGCTATAAGGATCCTGATGGCGACCAGAGTCAGGAAATATCAAAAGTCCTCACTGGGAAGCCTATTCAACTGGCAAAGGCATCTAATAACTTCAGATTCTCAGCCGCTGTGGCCCAATTCGCACAGATACTCAGAGATTCAGAATTTAAAGGTGAGGCAGATTTAAAAACGGTTAAGAAACTTGCAAAGGGGGCTAAAGGTGATGATGAATACGGTTATCGGGCAGAATTTATTAATCTTGTGGAACGCTGTATGCTCATCGAGAAAAGGAATTCATTAAAGGATGGGGATTAGCGGGCAAATCCATTGAATTCAGATATGAAATTACAATTTGCTTTTCAACCAATTTCCAGTCACTTTAAAATTGTCATTAATTAAGTATCAAAGGTAAGTGGTGATTTCTAAAGAAAATAAGAAGCGTGTTCTGGTTGTGGAGGATGACGAATCAATCGTTGATCTCTTAACCATTCATCTAGAAGATATGGGATTTGAGGTGGTTTCTGAAGACCATGGCGAGTTAGGGCTTGGACTGGCACAAAACGAAAGTTTTGATCTCATTATTCTTGATATCATGCTTCCTGGTATGGATGGCATGGAGATCTGCAAGCGTATCCGCATGGAGGACAGGCTGACACCCATCATGATGCTCACTTCTCGCTCAGAGGAACTGGACAAGGTCCTGGGGCTTGAGCTGGGCGCTGATGAATACATCACCAAACCCTTTAGCATTCGCGAATTTATTGCCAGAGTCAAAGCGCTCTTCCGACGCATGGAAGTTGATGCGGAGAGCTCCACACCAAAGGCCGCTGCCACGGCTATTAAAATTGAAGCATTGGATATTGATAGTGAGAAGAGACGTGTCACTGTTAATGGCCAATCGATTGAGCTTACGGCCAAGGAATTTGACCTGCTCTATCTGTTTGCCAGTCATCCTGGAAAGGCTTATTCAAGACAACAATTGCTGACCTTAATCTGGGGTTATCAATTTAGTGGATATGAGCATACTGTGAATTCACACATCAATCGTTTACGAGCTAAAATTGAGCAGGATCCAGCCAATCCTCGCTATATCCAAACGGTGTGGAGCGTGGGGTATCGCTTTGTGGATCTGGAAGAGTTAGCCACATGAGACGTTTTTTTCAGTCATTTTATGGCAAGCTGACCTCAGTATTTCTTCTGGTCCTCATATTTATGGGTATCAGTCAGGTTGTGATAACGACACGCTCATTTATTAGTTTCAATCAGGAAGTTGATCAGCGCCTCAATCTGAATCTTGCAAAGGATATGGCCTTTGAACTCATACCCATTCTGGATGAAGAACTGGATTTTGGCAAAATTGGAGAACGCATTCACTATATGATGGTGATGAACCCCAAGATTGAGATTTATGTATTAAATGAGTGGGGCAATGTCCTGGCCTTTTTTGCCGAGCCTGGAAAAACCATGGTGGCTGATTCAGTTGATCTGGATCCAGTCTATCAATTCTTATTACAGGCAGATCACGCTCCCATTTTGGGAAGCGACCCCAGACAGCCAGGCAAACGTAAACCCTTTTCAGCAGCTGAGCTCCTCATGGGGGATGGGTCAAAAGGATTCCTCTATATCATTATCGGGGGGCAGCAGTATGACTCAACCTTCGCCTTTTTCCAGGAGAGCTATATTGTCCGCACCATGATCAACGGTCTGCTCATTACCGTTGTGTTCGCTGGCATCATTGGTTTGATACTGTTTGCCCTTCTGACCAAACGCCTCCGGGTGATCTCAGAGATCGTTTCAGAATTTGAGCAAGGGAATCTTGAGCATCGTATTGATGTTTCAACCAAAGACGAATTCGGGCAACTCGGTCATTCATTTAACAGCATGGCTGATACCATTGAAGCCACCATAGAGAAGCTCCGACTGAATGACAATCTGCGCAGGGAATTGATTGCCAACGTTTCCCACGACCTGCGAACCCCTCTGGCCTCCATTCAGGGGTATGTGGAAACCATTCTCATGAAAACGGATATGGATGATGAGAAAAAACTAAAATATCTGGGAGTTATTCTTAAAAACACCCAGAGTTTGAGCAATCAGGTCAATGAGTTATTCGAATTGTCCAAGCTGGAAGCCAAACAGATTCTTCCAGTGCAGGAACCCTTCTCAATCAATGAACTTGCCCAGGATGTATGCCTGAAATTTAAAACTCAGATAGAAGACCATGGTTTGGAACTGGTTGACAACATCCCCCACAGCTTACCTCCAGTGATTGGGGATATAGCCATGGTGGAACGGGTCATCTCCAACCTGATTCGTAATGCTTCTGAATTTACGGAATCAGGGGGGCGTATCAGTCTGGATATAAAGCAGCAGGATAAATCTGTAATGATCAGCATCGAGGACACTGGTCAGGGGATCTCCCCTGATGATTTGCCTCGCATTTTTGATCGCTTCTACACTGGTGGCAAAAAATCCATCAAGGGATCCACAAGTACGGGTCTGGGTTTAACCATCGCATCCAAAATGATCGAAGCCCATGATCAAGTACTTGAGGTGGAGAGCGAATTAGGACGGGGTACCTGCTTTTATTTCAGTCTACCTATTGCTTAGCAATTCTCCGGTTCTTCTTTTCCTGCAACGAATTCAATAAAAAATCAGAAGTACCAGCGGATCATGCTCCGCGCCTACATATCCTCAAACTAAATCCTTATCTATCTGTAGACTTTACACTCATTTGATGCCCGCGTGATACTTCCGTGATACCCACCTGGTATCTTGGCCCAGGTCAAGAAAACTAAAGGTAACTAAACAAGGAGGATACCATGATTCAAAAAATGACCCTGATAGGAATGACACTACTACTGATTGTTGCATGCGATACGACAACGAATGAACCGCAAATTGAGGGGGACTTCAAAGTTACTATCGAGAATATTGCTGAAGCTAAAAGCTATTCATCAAGCGGGGCTTTCAACACCCCTGTGGGTGCATCAGGTCCAGCGCCTATTTTTCCTGGTGAAGCTTATGAAGTAAGTTTTAGCGCTGCACCTGGCAGCAAATTGTCATTTGCCACCATGTTCGTCCAATCCAATGATCTTTTTTATGCTCCCGATGGTGGGGGAATCGATCTTTATGATAGCATGGGTGACCAGATGGTAGGTGATATCACCAGTCAAATCATGCTCTGGGATGCTGGTAGCGAGCTGAATCAGGAACCAGGTCTGGGTGCAGATCAGGCACCTCGTCAGGCTGGTGCCAATACTGGTGCAGCAGATACTGACAACACAGTTCGTCTGGCATCAGATGATTTTTCAAACTTGCCAGCTGTAGCAGATGTGGTCCAGGTAAGCTTGAGTTCAAACGGAGCGACAGCATTTACACTGCGCATTGAAAATGTCTCCAGCTCCAGCACACTCATGACCTCTGACGGCGGTAGCACAGCTGTACCACTGGCTCCCGGTGTATATGTCGTTCATTCCGGTGCAGATGTGCTCTTTACTGCTGGAATGGCTGATTATGGATACGGATTGGCAGCAATTGCTGAAGACGGTGATCCAACGGACCTCTCTTCAATGATTGCCATGGATACAGGTGTAACTCAGCTGTATGCCCCAGGTGTGTATGTGGTCCATGAATCAGCAAATCCTCTCTTTACTGCAGATGTGGCAGATCGCGGGGAAGGTCTTGAAGATCTGGCTGAAGATGGTGACCCAAGTAGCCTGGCAGCTGCTCTGACCGCATCAAGCATGTATACTGCATCTGGCGCCTTCAATATCCCAGTTGGTGCAGCAGGTCCTGGTGCATTGGCTCCAGGTGCCAGTTACGAATTCGTCATCACTGCCATGGAAGGTGATTATCTTTCACTGGCCACCATGTTGGTTCAGTCAAATGATCTATTCGTGGCACCCTCAGGAATGGGCATTGCCCTGTTTAATGATGGGACAGCCATGACTGGTGATGTCACCAGCTATCTCAGTATTTGGGATGCAGGTACCGAGGTCAACGAAACGCCAGGGATTGGGCTGAATCAGGCGCCACGACAAGCGGGTGCTGGTGCTGGTATGGATGAAATGGGACTGGTGAGTATAGTTGACGATATGTACAACTATCCCTCGCTCAGTGACATCATCAGAGTAACTATTACAGAGATATAGATCTCAGGGGATTAAGTTCAGGCAGAGAGATGTTCTCTCTGCCTCCAACCCCGGGGATTAGAAAGGAAATTCATATGCAAACCAAAAATAAAGTAACCCTGTCCATTGTTTTAAGTTTGATCCTTCTGGGATCGATTACTGGCCAGATTGTGTCAAGAGATTCACCGCTTGCTTCGACCTACTACAAAACGGCAACCTTTGCCGGAGGATGTTTCTGGTGCATGGAAGCCCCTTTTGAAGCTCTGGATGGGGTTGTAGAAGTGATATCAGGTTATTCTGGTGGTAGTGTAACCAACCCTACCTACAAACAGGTGACCAGCGGCTTAACCGGTCATCTTGAAGTGGTTCAGGTGAGCTATGACCCACAAAAAGTCAGTTATGAGACCCTGTTAAAGGTTTTCTGGCAAAATATTGATCCAACAGATGGGGGCGGGCAATTTGCTGATAGAGGTTCACAATACATGACTGCCATTTTTTTCCACACAAGTGACCAGTCGAAATTGGCCAGGGAATCAAAATCCAAACTGGATGCCTCAGGTAAATTTAAAGATCGGGTTGCTACAGATATTATCAAATTTCAACAATTCTGGCCTGCAGAAGACTATCATCAGGATTACTACCGCAAGAACACCAAATATTATAATAGGTATAAGGTGGGCTCTGGCAGAGATGGATATCTCAAGAAAACCTGGAAAAATGACAAGGAAACCTTCAAGGATACAGGCTATTTCAGCAAGCCTTCACAATCAGAGCTTAAGACATCCCTGAGCAGGATGGAGTACAAAGTCACACAGGAATGTGGGACTGAACCTGCCTTTTCCAATGCTTACTGGAATAATAAGGAAGCAGGTATCTATGTGGATGTCGTGAGCGGAGAGCCGTTGTTCAGCTCCAGGGATAAATTCAATTCAGGTACAGGATGGCCCAGTTTTACCAGACCGATTGAAGACAAAAATATAATTGAAGTAGCTGATATGAGTTTTTCCATGGTGAGGACAGAAGTGAAGAGCAAAAGTGCGGACTCACATCTGGGTCACCTGTTTGATGATGGACCAGGTCCTGATGGCATGCGTTATTGCATTAATTCAGCTGCTCTTAAATTCATCCCTCTCGCTAAAATGGAACTGGAGGGTTATGGAGAGTATGTTGATCAAATCACTGGGAAGTGAAGAAATAACGAAAAGAATTACTGGGAGTATTGATGTTTCATGAAAGGCTTCCATCTGGGAGCCTTTTCTTATTCGTGTGCTTCAAAGTGAATTGATGTGATGATTAACTCTTTACATTAACAAGGTTTTGAAACTATTTTGTAAGCACTTCCAGTTAAACCGGTTAAGGGGGGTGGATCTGAATCTTTGGCGTCATACTGCACAAAGGATAATCATTCTTTTGCTGGGTCAGCTGATCCATTTATCCGCACAACAAAGTGACATTCGATTTGAGCACCTGTCTGTAGAGGATGGCCTCTCACAGAGGTATGTATTTGAGGTAGTCGCAGACTGCAAGGGGTATCTGTGGATTGCAACAGAGGACGGCTTGAATAAATACAATGGCTACAATTTTGAGGTTTTCAGGCATGACCCGGACGATCCAACCAGTCTTGGGGGTAATATTCTTCGTCAGGCCCTTGAATCTCATGCCTATGGCGAGCATAAACTTTGGGTCTGTACTGTTGAAGGAGGATTGGCTTGCCTTGACTTGAGAACCGAACGCTTTACCAATTTTCGTTATGACCCCGATGATTCTACCTCAATCAGTAATAATAGTGTCTGGATTATCGAGGAAACCAACATTGGTGGAATCCCTGAGATCTGGGTGGGAGTCCAGGGGCTCGGCCTTGACAGGCTGGATATTAGGACGGGTAAGTTTAAAAGATATAGACTTGGCCACCTTGTAACAGATCTCTTTTACGATAGTAAGGGTGTGCTATGGGTTGGTACGTCTCGAAACGGACTCGGTCATTATAATCCTGAAACAGATGATTTTACTTGGTCGGTACAAGATCGATCTGATCCCAAAAGCCTGGGTGGCAGGGGTGTCTATGATATGACGGAAGATCGATTCGGTACACTTTATGTTGGCACCTCTAAATCAGTTGACAGAATAACCTCGTCCAGAGATGACCTGAGCGAGATCACATTCAAACACTATCAACATGATCCAAAAGATCCGAATTCCATGAGCGGCTATGAGGGAGAATACCTCTTCGAAGATGCAATGGGAAATTTGTGGTTCTCAAACTATGGACGGGGAATGAATATATTTCACCGCGAAACCAATACTTTTACCAGATTTCTCTACGATCCCAATAACCCTCACAGCATAGGGTCAGATATCATCTTTTCAATTTGTGATGACAAATCAGGGATAGTCTGGTTTGGTCATGTAAATGGAATCAGTAAGTGGGATCCCCAAAAGGCAGCCTTTTCTCGTTATGAACATTCAGTTATTGGTCCAACCGGTCTTGAAAATAAGTGGGTCACCTCCGTACTGACTACTCAAGCAGGTGACAAGGAGCTAATATGGGTGGGCACGATTGGGGGTGGGCTATGTCGCTACGATAGATCCACGGGAGCATCGAAATGGTACCTACCAGAAAGTGGGAATCCGAATGCACTTCAGAATAATGCAGTGCTAACGCTGACCCTCTCCAAGCCCGGGCAGATTTTGATTGGCACACTCGAGGAAGTCTACGTACTAGAATTATTGACAGATCGAATAAGCATCATCAAAACACATTCTGGTCCCATCCAATCCAGCTATACTGGGCCCTCTGGTTTTACCTGGATTGCTGCTTCCAATTACGTTGATAAATATGATCCCATGAGTGGCGAAACAACCTCGATTATGAATCAACGTGCCTACGCCGTCCACGAAACACCCTACAAGGATCAATCATATCTATGGGTTGGGACGTTCAGAAAAGGACTATTAAGAGTCGATCTGAAAAGCAACGATGAGACTTGGTATACACACAATGCCAATGACCCTTTAACTATCTC
The Candidatus Neomarinimicrobiota bacterium DNA segment above includes these coding regions:
- a CDS encoding activase — translated: MQQYLGICAGASTITSVNLHRNGQGTTIGNVFNKPHEGNPREVITNLLNNIDIDKFDGVVVTGRRFKELIDLETISEPQAAELALKFINKDKKAYNAIISAGGETFMVYQLDRAGKISKVFTGNKCASGTGEFFLQQTRRMGVNMEEAIEFGQGEIPHVVSGRCSVFCKSDCTHATNIGVPKGQVVAGLSQMMASKILELLKNTPKEDIIIVGGTTQIDVMMDYLKASIKNLIIPEEATYFEALGAAVYASDLKNGHKVDLDNLFSKKSSQFDFHKALSQFEDQVNFVELDRGVAKEGDRCILGLDVGSTTTKIVALRESDLKIV
- a CDS encoding von Willebrand factor type A domain-containing protein, producing the protein MKKSIIAIICVLLSLSLFAGDTGIIKGTIVAARDGSPLIGANIFLKESKQGAATDLKGKYFIKDVSAGKYELVAQFIGYSTIVKNIEVKADSILTVDIEMEIEMVESQAITISAERPLIMQEMKISRVQSEAASFLAMSYPANRMQFPVSNTEEYSKIDETGFLEVTANPLSTFAADVDAASYANVRRFIMQGKYPYADAVRTEELVNYFSYDYEVPRSNDPLSINLEYSDCPWNDENQLIHIGLRGKSLQRDEEISSNLVFLLDVSGSMKKPDKLPLLKQAFKLLVKQLTQNDRVSIVVYAGAAGEVLSSTPGSEKKKILRAIDKLEAGGSTAGGAGIQMAYKIAKENFIKGGNNRVILATDGDFNVGISSSSELVRYIEDQRDNGIFLTVLGFGQGNYKDNRLQELADRGNGTHAYIDNIMEAKKVLVDELTGTLYTIAKDVKIQVEFNPAKVHSYRLLGYENRRLANEDYEDDKKDAGEVGAGHTVTALYEIVPLRPNDKTQVQELKYQETKIKNSAFKSSDVLTVRIRYKDPDGDQSQEISKVLTGKPIQLAKASNNFRFSAAVAQFAQILRDSEFKGEADLKTVKKLAKGAKGDDEYGYRAEFINLVERCMLIEKRNSLKDGD
- a CDS encoding response regulator transcription factor, which gives rise to MSKENKKRVLVVEDDESIVDLLTIHLEDMGFEVVSEDHGELGLGLAQNESFDLIILDIMLPGMDGMEICKRIRMEDRLTPIMMLTSRSEELDKVLGLELGADEYITKPFSIREFIARVKALFRRMEVDAESSTPKAAATAIKIEALDIDSEKRRVTVNGQSIELTAKEFDLLYLFASHPGKAYSRQQLLTLIWGYQFSGYEHTVNSHINRLRAKIEQDPANPRYIQTVWSVGYRFVDLEELAT
- a CDS encoding HAMP domain-containing histidine kinase — translated: MRRFFQSFYGKLTSVFLLVLIFMGISQVVITTRSFISFNQEVDQRLNLNLAKDMAFELIPILDEELDFGKIGERIHYMMVMNPKIEIYVLNEWGNVLAFFAEPGKTMVADSVDLDPVYQFLLQADHAPILGSDPRQPGKRKPFSAAELLMGDGSKGFLYIIIGGQQYDSTFAFFQESYIVRTMINGLLITVVFAGIIGLILFALLTKRLRVISEIVSEFEQGNLEHRIDVSTKDEFGQLGHSFNSMADTIEATIEKLRLNDNLRRELIANVSHDLRTPLASIQGYVETILMKTDMDDEKKLKYLGVILKNTQSLSNQVNELFELSKLEAKQILPVQEPFSINELAQDVCLKFKTQIEDHGLELVDNIPHSLPPVIGDIAMVERVISNLIRNASEFTESGGRISLDIKQQDKSVMISIEDTGQGISPDDLPRIFDRFYTGGKKSIKGSTSTGLGLTIASKMIEAHDQVLEVESELGRGTCFYFSLPIA
- a CDS encoding spondin domain-containing protein; amino-acid sequence: MIQKMTLIGMTLLLIVACDTTTNEPQIEGDFKVTIENIAEAKSYSSSGAFNTPVGASGPAPIFPGEAYEVSFSAAPGSKLSFATMFVQSNDLFYAPDGGGIDLYDSMGDQMVGDITSQIMLWDAGSELNQEPGLGADQAPRQAGANTGAADTDNTVRLASDDFSNLPAVADVVQVSLSSNGATAFTLRIENVSSSSTLMTSDGGSTAVPLAPGVYVVHSGADVLFTAGMADYGYGLAAIAEDGDPTDLSSMIAMDTGVTQLYAPGVYVVHESANPLFTADVADRGEGLEDLAEDGDPSSLAAALTASSMYTASGAFNIPVGAAGPGALAPGASYEFVITAMEGDYLSLATMLVQSNDLFVAPSGMGIALFNDGTAMTGDVTSYLSIWDAGTEVNETPGIGLNQAPRQAGAGAGMDEMGLVSIVDDMYNYPSLSDIIRVTITEI
- the msrB gene encoding peptide-methionine (R)-S-oxide reductase MsrB, with the protein product MQTKNKVTLSIVLSLILLGSITGQIVSRDSPLASTYYKTATFAGGCFWCMEAPFEALDGVVEVISGYSGGSVTNPTYKQVTSGLTGHLEVVQVSYDPQKVSYETLLKVFWQNIDPTDGGGQFADRGSQYMTAIFFHTSDQSKLARESKSKLDASGKFKDRVATDIIKFQQFWPAEDYHQDYYRKNTKYYNRYKVGSGRDGYLKKTWKNDKETFKDTGYFSKPSQSELKTSLSRMEYKVTQECGTEPAFSNAYWNNKEAGIYVDVVSGEPLFSSRDKFNSGTGWPSFTRPIEDKNIIEVADMSFSMVRTEVKSKSADSHLGHLFDDGPGPDGMRYCINSAALKFIPLAKMELEGYGEYVDQITGK